GGGTATGCCCTCATAGGCTTCAGGGATGGGAGGAAGCTCTCGAGATATTACAGATCTACTTCCCCTATATTCGAGGATGGGGAGCTTGAGGTATTGAAGGGGAGTTTAAATAACTTGGATTCCTTCTACCTGATAGCTCACTCGAGGAAGATGTCGAAGGGAGAGGTGAGTATCTTCAATACGCACCCATTCCACTACTCCCATAAGGGCTTCGACCTCTGGTTCGCTCATAATGGTGCTGTGGACGATGTGGAGCTAGCGGCTGAGATGGGGCTCAGCTATTCCGAGGATATATCAGATAGCTACTACCTCGGGAGTTACATTTACGAGAGGGTAGATGATATCGCGAGCGCGTTCAGTCGAGCTAAGAGGTTCGTGAAAGAGGGGAGTGCTATGAACACAATCCTGCTAGCAGATAAGCCTTTAATCTCGGTAGCTACAGCTTACTATTTAGCTGAAGAGCCTAAGATCGATTACTACAGGCTCTTCATGTCGGATGGCGAGAATAAAGCAGTTTTCTCCTCATCGATAGGGGAATACATAGATCTGAGATATGAGGAGCTGAGGAACGGTTTCGGGATAATATTCTCCATGAAAAACGGTGAGATCTACTCAAAAATATTCGAAATTTAGAGGCCCTTGATCCTGCGTATTAGATCCCTGATTTCATCAGCTCTCTTCCTCTTCCCCTCCAACAATTTTTCCATCTTCCTTATCTCAGCCTCAACTTCCCCTCTCTTGACTTCCTTCACCTCCACTCTAGCTCTCAGCTTCCTCAACTCCCCGCTTATATCCTCTATCTCCCTCTCCAGCTTAGCTAGATCTTCCTGAAGTCCTGGGAGCATGCTCTCTAGCTCGGATTGGATCCTCCTGATGTTAGAGGAGTACTCCTCCTTAAGCTCCCCATATTCCTTCTCCCCTATCTTCCCCTTCCTGCCCTCGAGCTCCTTGAGTAACTTATGGTACCTATCCCTCTCGCCCAACAGGTCGCTTATCCTGTATATCTTCCCCCTCCTCACCCTCCTCAATGATAGCTTCAGTATCACGTAGATTATCCCTACCGCTATTAGGAGAGTGATGAGGAGGAAAGCTATGGAGAGCCAGCTGTAGAGCAAGTTCACCCTCATCTTAGTCGAAGCATTGCCTCCAGTAGTCTCAACAACAACTTCTACATCGAAGCTACCTGCGAATGGTATTAGGGGTATCTCTATAGTCCTCTCAATCACCTTCTGCTTCCCAGCCTTAACTAGCTCAGGTTTATCGAAGGGGAAAGCGTACTCACCTAGGTATATTGCTACAGGTACCCCGAAGAGCTCTCTAGATGTTATCCTGAGCCTTATCCCGTTCACCTCTATATCGCTGCTCCCGCGATTGAAGACAGTCAGAGAGAACTTCTCCCTGTCCCCGGGCTTCGTTGATACTGAATTCGGGGATATAGTGGCCTCTATGCCCTGGCCGAGTACCTGAAGCTGATACATGAGGAGAATAGCTATGATGAGTAGAGGAAATATCCTCCTCATGAGCCCTATCATCAAGTTCAACTTATAAATATTCATACGACGAGTTAGCAAACGATTCGCTTGAGAGGGATCTAATGATTGATAATACTCGAGTTAAATGCCTCTACTCCCCATTCACGCATTTTTCAGGAAAATTTGAGGGGTTTCATGGCCTAAAATCGGTCGGGGACCCATTTTTATGGATCGGCTCATTGAATTAAAAATTTTCCTAAAATATCGCTTGAATGCTGGATAGCATTACGATTTATTCGGCCGAAACCCCTAGCAGGTACGAAATATTTTTATTTTGCCCTGACCCTTCATCTTATGCCTAGGAGTAGCCTCTTCGGTAGGGACCTCTTGACTTGTCAGGATCTGAGTAGGGATGAGATCTGGCTCATATTCGAGACTACTAAGGAGATGAAGCACGCTTACTACAGGGGGGAGAGGCCCAGGCTCCTGGAGGGGAAGAACCTCGGTATGATATTCGAGGAACCCTCCACTAGGACCAGGGTCTCCTTCGAGGTAGCCATGAGCCAGTTAGGGGGCCATGCCCTCTACTTGAGGCCAGGGGAGCTCCACTTAGGGGTCAGGGAGACGATAGCTGATACAGCTAGGGTGCTGAGCAGGTACTTGGATGGTATAATGGCTAGATTGCTCAAGCACGAGACTCTGGAGGAGTTGGCGAAGTACGCTACGATACCGGTGATAAACGGCCTGACCGATTGGTTCCACCCGGTTCAAGCTCTGACTGATGTATACACCATGCTCGAGAAGTTCGGGGACCTCAAGAAGATAAAAGTAGCGTTCTTCGGCGATGCAACGAATGTAGCAAACTCCCTCTTAGTCCTAACATCTAGGCTAGGGATGAACTTCACTTTCTGCGGGCCGAAGAAGTACTGGCCGAAGGAGAGAGTGATGAAGATGGTCGAGGAGAACGTAGCAGAGACTGGTGCGAATATAGAGATAACTGAGGACATAGATAAAGCAATAAAGGATGCTAACGTCGTCTACACAGATCTATGGTGGTGGATAGGGCAGGAGCATGAGGCTGAGGAGAGGAAAGCAGCTTTCCAGCCATATCAAGTGAACTCGAACTTGATGAAGAGGGCAGCTAAGAACGCAGTCTTCATGCACTGCCTCCCCGCTGCTAGGGGGATGGAGGTGACTGATGACGTAATAGATGGTCCTTGGAGCATAGTCTGGGATCAAGCTGAGAACAGGCTCCACGTGGAGAAAGCTATATTAGTTCTCCTCATGGGGTGATGATATGTCGGTCTCATTCAAGAAGGTCCTTAAGTATTGGGACCTCTTCTTATTCAACGTTTGCGCAATAGTCGTGCTCGATACAGTGGCTTCATCAGCCGCTATAGGTATGCAGACATTCTTCTGGTGGTTCTTGACCCTCTTCCTCTTCTTCATCCCCTACGGATTGATAACAGCTGAGTTGGGCTCAGCGTGGCCCAGTGAAGGCGGCATATACGTTTGGGTCAAGGAGGCCTTCGGGGAGAAGTGGGCCGTCATGACTTCCTGGCTCTACTG
This is a stretch of genomic DNA from Candidatus Korarchaeum sp.. It encodes these proteins:
- a CDS encoding class II glutamine amidotransferase, encoding MCRILLLIGSDSSEASSLLDALAKASECDPLLSKLRGEECPKHDDGWGYALIGFRDGRKLSRYYRSTSPIFEDGELEVLKGSLNNLDSFYLIAHSRKMSKGEVSIFNTHPFHYSHKGFDLWFAHNGAVDDVELAAEMGLSYSEDISDSYYLGSYIYERVDDIASAFSRAKRFVKEGSAMNTILLADKPLISVATAYYLAEEPKIDYYRLFMSDGENKAVFSSSIGEYIDLRYEELRNGFGIIFSMKNGEIYSKIFEI
- the argF gene encoding ornithine carbamoyltransferase, whose product is MPRSSLFGRDLLTCQDLSRDEIWLIFETTKEMKHAYYRGERPRLLEGKNLGMIFEEPSTRTRVSFEVAMSQLGGHALYLRPGELHLGVRETIADTARVLSRYLDGIMARLLKHETLEELAKYATIPVINGLTDWFHPVQALTDVYTMLEKFGDLKKIKVAFFGDATNVANSLLVLTSRLGMNFTFCGPKKYWPKERVMKMVEENVAETGANIEITEDIDKAIKDANVVYTDLWWWIGQEHEAEERKAAFQPYQVNSNLMKRAAKNAVFMHCLPAARGMEVTDDVIDGPWSIVWDQAENRLHVEKAILVLLMG